Proteins from a genomic interval of Spirochaetota bacterium:
- a CDS encoding sialidase family protein produces MKIIKIIGLAVLSFIIALTLTVALWLIRPNTSQVDPFLNLEIWEAVRDGMHNSNTDMTYFNNYFYLVHASSPYHFATPECNLIVWRSKDCKQWENLSTIQIPGEDIRDPKFLAIGNRLILFVLKSIEFTAEPYSTAYLISNDGKKWSPLQEIAHKGWLFWRPKTFDGKRWYVPAYWHEHGKAMLFTSTDGTSWEPVSLIYEGDRCDETAIEFLPDGTMISTQRLEYSDLWLGDSRACTGIRVAKHPYTQWVGIKDYSTRLDGPALFSFNGKVYAIGRRNPYTPGLLNKYGSILSKKRTSLWLVTPEKLLWLSDVPSAGDTSYAGYVTRGNTLYFSYYTSDIHHDYPWILGMIKESPIMMGKLDLKLLEQLALAKQ; encoded by the coding sequence ATGAAAATAATTAAAATCATTGGATTGGCTGTGCTCAGCTTCATCATTGCTCTGACCCTTACCGTTGCTTTGTGGTTAATTCGGCCAAATACTTCACAGGTTGATCCATTTCTTAACCTTGAAATATGGGAAGCAGTTCGTGATGGGATGCACAACTCCAATACTGATATGACATATTTTAACAATTACTTTTACCTTGTTCATGCTTCATCTCCATATCATTTTGCAACACCAGAGTGCAATCTCATAGTATGGCGTTCAAAGGATTGTAAGCAGTGGGAAAATCTTTCCACGATTCAAATACCTGGTGAGGACATTCGGGACCCCAAGTTTTTAGCCATTGGCAATAGATTAATACTGTTTGTCCTTAAAAGCATTGAATTTACTGCTGAACCCTATTCAACAGCGTATTTAATTTCCAATGACGGCAAGAAGTGGAGCCCGTTACAGGAGATAGCTCATAAAGGATGGCTTTTCTGGAGGCCAAAGACTTTTGATGGTAAGCGATGGTATGTTCCTGCCTACTGGCATGAGCATGGAAAAGCAATGCTTTTTACATCAACTGATGGCACCAGCTGGGAACCTGTCTCTTTAATCTATGAAGGTGATCGCTGTGACGAAACCGCTATTGAATTTTTGCCTGACGGCACAATGATAAGCACCCAGCGACTGGAATATTCAGACTTGTGGTTAGGCGACAGTCGTGCATGTACGGGGATACGGGTAGCAAAACATCCCTATACACAATGGGTGGGAATAAAGGATTACAGCACCCGATTAGATGGCCCGGCACTCTTTTCATTCAATGGAAAGGTATATGCAATTGGCAGAAGAAATCCCTATACCCCGGGACTACTCAACAAATACGGCAGCATACTGTCAAAAAAGCGCACATCCCTGTGGCTTGTAACACCTGAAAAACTTCTATGGCTTTCTGATGTGCCCAGTGCAGGCGATACCAGTTATGCAGGGTATGTAACACGTGGCAATACATTGTATTTTAGTTATTACACCAGTGATATACACCATGATTATCCATGGATACTGGGGATGATAAAAGAAAGCCCCATCATGATGGGGAAACTTGATTTAAAATTACTTGAACAACTGGCTCTTGCTAAACAATAG
- a CDS encoding DUF5982 domain-containing protein: protein MKKTVVCFIVLCLFFALQNAMAARLSDEDLSKKIEGWYPTGLPLVNYDSDNGFGYGVRVYLYNNGTRDDEYFAYAPYKMQLYGQFYQTTNGYQYHEINLDMPYIFGTKFRIITSIAYDKKINANYFGQGADTAKGKLTLYTTYPTAYETFNKFQDYLDYANKDERFLKYYNYEYTKPSYFLNVYRDITQSLKFLAGLEIKKVTIDTWDGEKFDGTQQGPTLLEQLQPLGYDGGWSNFARAGIYYDTRDYEPDPKTGYLIDYAFEISDDTIGSNYDFTRHTVQLQYYFPLVQSLTLALRAGYTDANGDTPFFEMGYFGFSLNRRTGLGNNRTLRGYREQRFVGPTMTVANAELRWKFAEANPWGQNFQFKITVFYDAGNVYNRAADPFTDPRFSDYHQGYGGGLVIAWNMATIVHFYYGMSKEDSSVSVDFSHTF from the coding sequence ATGAAAAAAACTGTAGTATGCTTTATTGTATTGTGTTTGTTTTTTGCATTACAAAATGCAATGGCTGCCCGTCTTTCGGATGAGGACCTTTCTAAAAAGATTGAAGGTTGGTATCCAACAGGATTACCACTGGTCAATTATGACAGCGACAATGGGTTTGGATATGGAGTCCGTGTATACCTGTATAACAATGGCACTCGCGATGACGAATATTTTGCCTATGCACCATATAAGATGCAGCTCTACGGGCAGTTTTACCAAACAACCAATGGGTATCAGTACCACGAAATAAATTTAGACATGCCCTATATCTTTGGTACCAAATTCAGAATTATTACTTCAATAGCGTATGACAAAAAGATTAATGCTAATTACTTTGGGCAGGGTGCTGATACTGCAAAAGGGAAATTAACACTTTACACTACATATCCAACAGCATATGAAACATTTAATAAATTCCAGGATTATTTAGATTATGCCAATAAAGATGAACGTTTTTTAAAGTACTACAATTACGAATACACAAAGCCAAGCTATTTTTTGAATGTTTACCGGGATATAACTCAGAGCCTTAAATTTCTTGCTGGCCTTGAAATAAAGAAAGTTACCATTGACACCTGGGATGGAGAAAAGTTTGATGGCACTCAACAGGGACCAACACTCCTGGAACAACTGCAACCCTTAGGGTATGATGGCGGATGGTCAAACTTTGCCCGTGCAGGCATCTACTATGACACCCGTGATTATGAACCTGATCCCAAAACAGGATACCTCATTGACTATGCCTTTGAAATATCTGATGATACAATAGGTTCAAATTATGATTTTACACGACACACTGTTCAGCTTCAATATTATTTTCCACTTGTGCAATCATTAACGCTGGCACTGCGCGCAGGTTACACTGACGCCAACGGCGATACCCCGTTCTTTGAAATGGGTTATTTTGGATTTTCACTCAACCGTCGCACAGGTCTTGGCAACAACCGTACACTGCGCGGTTACCGTGAGCAGCGTTTTGTTGGCCCAACCATGACTGTTGCAAATGCAGAACTGCGCTGGAAATTTGCTGAAGCCAATCCCTGGGGGCAGAATTTCCAGTTTAAGATCACCGTATTTTATGATGCGGGCAATGTTTATAACAGGGCAGCTGATCCATTTACCGATCCACGCTTCAGTGATTACCATCAGGGTTATGGTGGCGGGCTTGTTATTGCATGGAATATGGCCACAATTGTACATTTCTACTATGGGATGAGCAAGGAAGACTCTTCAGTATCTGTTGATTTCAGCCATACATTTTAG